AATCGGGATAAGCCATCAAAATTTCTGTCTTAAGAGACTGTGCCTTTCCAGGCATCCCCAGGTCTGAATAAATTTTATAGAGGTTGTATTTTGCGGGCAGTAACAGTCTTTGCTCGGGCTGGTTTGCCAGAACAAACTCCAGCCTGTGGGCAGCCAGTTCATTCTCATTGAATTTTTCCCTGTAGATCAACCCGAGTTGATAACTGGCAAAATTAAGATCGCTTTTAAGGCTGTCAAGCACCGCCTTATCCTGTGGAATTTTACTGATGTAGGTCTGCGGATCGAACCTGGGATCATTATCAATAAGCTCGGCCACACCTTCGGTTGCAAGGTCTTCCCCACCTCCGCTTATGCGGCGGGTACGCCAGTTATCGGCAAGTTCCCTGTTACCCCACAATCTGAAAAATTCCTGCTTCCCAAAGGCAACCACCGTAGGGTTATAGAAATAAAAAGAAGATCCCGGATTGGGCACGCCGAGCATGGCAGGGCGTTTATTCTCAAAGAATTCCTGGGCCGCCTGTTGTTGTTCGGGTTGTGCTGCCGCATCAACTGCCGCTTCCCTTAACTGATTGGTGTACAGCGTGAAGTAATCGAGCTGTTCGTCTTTAGTAAGAGAGGCCAGATGTAAAATACTATCGGCATGCTGAGCCATTTGTTCGTAATAGATCACATCGTCAAGATTATCCCTCTTCCTTTTTATCAACCTGAATTCCCTGCTGTTCCCGGGCAGCATTGTAAGGGTACTGTCGTAATAGGCACCTGCAACCTCATAGCGCGCAGCATCAAAGTTGATATTTCCCAGCGTCTGATAGTCAAGCGACTGCAGGTAAGTGTTGCCCGAAGGTGTGCGAAGGGAGCGGTTGTAATAATCTATGGCCAGTTCTACAGAATCCTGCTGATAATGGAATTCGGCCAGCTGAAAATAGATCTTGTCGAGATAAGGCCGGTTTTCCCGATCTTTAGCGAGGGAATTGAGCTCCTCCAGGATCAGGGATTTGTTTTGGGCGGTGGCATTGCTGTACTCTATTTGCCTGATCATGGCATTGACCAGGTATATACGTGGGATTTTTCGGTTCAGGTTTATCACCCGGTTAAAAGCGTATGATGCACTGTCACTTTCCCCCAGCACATCGTATAACTGGCCGGTAATATACCAGTATCGCCCTTCTTTGTCTTTAATGTCGGTAAGTTCGGCAGCCTTCCGAAGTTGGGTTACGGCACTGTCTGGCGAATTGATATTGATATAAGCCTGCGCCAGGGTAGCTGAAGCCTCTGCACGATCAGCCTCCTCCAGCCTTTCACCTTCCAGTATCTTCTTCAGGTTCTTAATGGCAAGCTCGTCAAATTCCAGCCGCATATTGGTCTTTTCCCTCCAAATCCGGGCTTCGTTAATGGTATTGCTAAGTGGGTATTTATGAAGAATGTAGTTAAATGCTTCAAGCGCAGGCACAAAGCGCTGGTCGTAATACCTGGCTTTTCCCAGCAACAGGTATGCCTCGTCTATCTGCGGATTTTTCTCGGTGCCTTCAATCAGCATGGAATGCCGCTGGATTGCCTTTACCGCTTTTTCTTCGGCTACCAGAAAGTTTGGATTTAGGGTTTCTCCGGGAGCCATAACCTCATCGCGAATTTCCATTCGTTCTACCGGAAGCACCTGCCAGTAATTGTCGCGATAGCTTTCATTAAGTGCCTCAATACCAAGATCAAGCGCGAGATTTCCGTTATAGAGCGTGTTGTACTCGGCAGTAACCGCATGCCAGTTACGGTTCAGGAAAGTGTTTTTCTTTCTCGAACAGCCTGTTAAGGCAACCAACAGGAAAAAAATGGCAGTAACCTTTATAGATAGTTTCAAATCAAGTGATCCTTCTTATTAGCAATAACTTATAAGTGCTGTAATTATTATTGGGGCGGGTAAAAATAGCGAAAAAAACCGGCTTTTTGAGCCCTCCAAAGCGCAAAGATAAAAGCTGCTGTTTAGGCAGGCTTTATTTATTCAGCTGAAAAACCCATCCTATTTACTTCTCTTAAAAAGCAGGCCTGGCAGAAAAAATCTTTGGGCAGGATCCTGGTAATAATTTACAATCCCTGCAAAAATAAGAAGCTGAGCAGCCACAGAAAACACAGAGCCTTCAAACCCAAACTCCCCGCCATTGAATAAATTCGCTGAAGTGTAATTAATCTCAATAAGGGAGTAGACATCCAGGCCACTCACATTGAACCCAAAATGCGTCTGGAAAAGGTTCCAGCCAAAATGCAACCCAATGGGAAACCATAAATTCTTTGTGTACAGGTAAGAAATTCCCAGGATCATTCCGGCAAAAAACAGATCAATAAAACTAAAAAGGCTCATACTAGGGTTCGCCCCGTGCATTAAAGAAAAAATAACAGAAGAAATAACAAGTGCCACATACTTATTGGTTGACAGCATTAAATTCTTCAGCACATATCCTCTGATTAAAGTTTCTTCAACAACTGCAATTATGAGGAAGAACAGTATTGATATCAATAATTCAGAAACATTGAAATTCACTCCCGAATAACGTATTTCTCCTATTCCCATCAGGATAAGAAATCCGGAAAGCATGGTAATAAATCCCACCAATGTTCCCGAACCGAAGTCGCTAAGCCTGCCTTTCATCTGAAAACCCAGCTCCGTAAATTTCTCCCTATCGATGTACTTCATGAATATCCAGAGCACCAGGAAAGTGCCTGAAAGATCAAAAAAGGAGGAAATCAGGTGTTGTTGAGAGCTAATGCTCGACAGAGGATCATCAATAGAAATGCCGGCTACTACCAACCCTATAAATTGAAAAACAACCACTATCAAAAAATAAGGGAACAAAAACAGAAGTATTCTTGCCCAGCCTGAAATCCTGAACTCTTTTGTACCCATCAAATGCTGTTAAAATACCGGAATGTAATTACTCCTTAAGCTTCGGTCTTAACAGAATCATCCTGCTCCTGCTTCTCCTCTTTCACCTGTACCGCTGCCCCGGCAAAATACTGCTCCAGTTCTTTGAGGGTGGCTTCCGAAGTCTTTATGTCATTCACCACCTTTCCTTTATCGAGCACCACAATGCGCCCGCAAACCTCTGTGACATGAATTAGATCATGGCTTGAGATCAAAACGGTCATTTCTGAACCCGCGGTGAGTTTCTTGATGAGTGCTTTAAGGCGTATCTGCGTACTTGGATCGAGGTTTGCAAACGGCTCATCGAGAAT
This Salinimicrobium tongyeongense DNA region includes the following protein-coding sequences:
- a CDS encoding CPBP family intramembrane glutamic endopeptidase; protein product: MGTKEFRISGWARILLFLFPYFLIVVVFQFIGLVVAGISIDDPLSSISSQQHLISSFFDLSGTFLVLWIFMKYIDREKFTELGFQMKGRLSDFGSGTLVGFITMLSGFLILMGIGEIRYSGVNFNVSELLISILFFLIIAVVEETLIRGYVLKNLMLSTNKYVALVISSVIFSLMHGANPSMSLFSFIDLFFAGMILGISYLYTKNLWFPIGLHFGWNLFQTHFGFNVSGLDVYSLIEINYTSANLFNGGEFGFEGSVFSVAAQLLIFAGIVNYYQDPAQRFFLPGLLFKRSK
- the porW gene encoding type IX secretion system periplasmic lipoprotein PorW/SprE, whose translation is MKLSIKVTAIFFLLVALTGCSRKKNTFLNRNWHAVTAEYNTLYNGNLALDLGIEALNESYRDNYWQVLPVERMEIRDEVMAPGETLNPNFLVAEEKAVKAIQRHSMLIEGTEKNPQIDEAYLLLGKARYYDQRFVPALEAFNYILHKYPLSNTINEARIWREKTNMRLEFDELAIKNLKKILEGERLEEADRAEASATLAQAYININSPDSAVTQLRKAAELTDIKDKEGRYWYITGQLYDVLGESDSASYAFNRVINLNRKIPRIYLVNAMIRQIEYSNATAQNKSLILEELNSLAKDRENRPYLDKIYFQLAEFHYQQDSVELAIDYYNRSLRTPSGNTYLQSLDYQTLGNINFDAARYEVAGAYYDSTLTMLPGNSREFRLIKRKRDNLDDVIYYEQMAQHADSILHLASLTKDEQLDYFTLYTNQLREAAVDAAAQPEQQQAAQEFFENKRPAMLGVPNPGSSFYFYNPTVVAFGKQEFFRLWGNRELADNWRTRRISGGGEDLATEGVAELIDNDPRFDPQTYISKIPQDKAVLDSLKSDLNFASYQLGLIYREKFNENELAAHRLEFVLANQPEQRLLLPAKYNLYKIYSDLGMPGKAQSLKTEILMAYPDSRYAAILSNPESLLEDENNPTAIYEELYAQYEDQEYETVIAESESLVDQFAGDEIVPKFELLKAMAEGRLYGFEAYRESLNYVALNYPQTGEGKKAQEIIDRALPSMATAKFVSQDSGNSFKLIFPVNKMEEKEVDSLQQILLNAMQDLGYSGEVSRDVYDPAQNFVVVHGFSSAAGANLFAQRLAEDTKYAIDKKSFYISTPNYRIVQIHKNIETYLDTLNTPSR